One Mucilaginibacter ginkgonis genomic region harbors:
- a CDS encoding gluconate 2-dehydrogenase subunit 3 family protein: MNRRDSLKALGLTTLSTGLLVAACKTDDKKADDSAAGAKFDEQGKQPFEIERDKKLLADSFFTDHEMATITVLADIIIPKDDRSGSASDAGVPAFIGFIVKDMPDHQTPMRGGLKWLDLKCLNLYGKSFVDCSHNQQIEMVTAIAYPAKATLEMQPGVTFFNRMRDLTATGFFSSKMGMKDIGYMGNSPMPGVFPGPPKEVLHQYGFSEKDLNLSLKG, from the coding sequence ATGAACAGGCGCGACTCACTTAAGGCCCTTGGCCTAACCACCCTTTCTACCGGTTTATTGGTTGCAGCCTGCAAAACCGACGATAAAAAAGCTGACGACAGCGCTGCAGGCGCCAAGTTCGATGAACAGGGCAAGCAACCCTTTGAGATAGAGCGTGATAAAAAACTATTAGCCGATTCCTTCTTCACCGACCACGAAATGGCTACGATTACCGTTCTGGCAGATATCATAATCCCGAAAGATGACCGCTCAGGCAGTGCAAGTGACGCGGGCGTACCGGCCTTTATTGGTTTTATTGTAAAGGATATGCCTGACCACCAAACACCGATGCGCGGCGGCTTAAAATGGCTCGACCTGAAATGCCTGAACCTGTACGGCAAATCTTTTGTGGATTGCAGCCATAACCAGCAGATAGAAATGGTAACCGCGATAGCTTACCCTGCCAAAGCCACACTAGAGATGCAGCCTGGCGTAACCTTCTTTAACCGCATGCGCGACTTAACCGCCACAGGATTTTTTAGCAGCAAAATGGGCATGAAAGACATCGGCTATATGGGCAATAGCCCTATGCCCGGCGTTTTCCCCGGCCCACCAAAAGAAGTATTACACCAATACGGCTTTAGTGAAAAGGATTTGAACTTGAGTTTGAAGGGATAA
- a CDS encoding alpha/beta fold hydrolase, with protein sequence MKSLFLQFAIAILCCAFLSACKHAPYGNNKAVGKYYDVNGIKMYTETYGSGKPLLLLHGNGGSISTFAGVIPYLSLKYKVIVADGRAQGKTVYTRDSLNFEMMADDYAALLDKMHIDSANVYGWSDGGIVALEMAMLHPKKVRRFISSGLNLWPGTSAINSNVSKEEQEEYKKLKDQPKITTAQKERWRLLLLDMFEPHITLDHLHRIKPAGLIMGGDHDVIRQKHLRLIYDNIPNANLWIVPNTGHGVLFEHKYKFMWGLNKFFSGDFENRKVW encoded by the coding sequence ATGAAATCCCTTTTTTTGCAGTTTGCCATTGCAATTTTGTGCTGTGCCTTTCTTTCTGCATGTAAGCACGCGCCTTATGGCAACAATAAAGCCGTTGGAAAATATTACGACGTTAACGGCATAAAAATGTATACCGAAACTTACGGAAGTGGTAAGCCTTTGCTGCTCCTTCACGGCAATGGGGGCAGTATCAGCACTTTTGCAGGTGTCATACCTTATCTTTCTTTAAAATATAAGGTGATCGTTGCGGACGGCCGCGCCCAAGGCAAAACAGTTTATACCCGCGATTCGCTCAACTTTGAAATGATGGCCGACGACTATGCAGCGTTGCTTGATAAGATGCACATCGACTCGGCAAATGTTTATGGTTGGAGCGACGGCGGAATCGTAGCACTCGAGATGGCCATGCTGCACCCCAAAAAGGTGCGCCGCTTTATATCATCCGGCTTAAACCTTTGGCCCGGAACCTCTGCCATTAACTCTAACGTTTCTAAAGAAGAGCAGGAAGAATATAAAAAATTAAAAGACCAGCCAAAAATAACCACTGCGCAAAAGGAGCGCTGGCGATTGCTGTTACTGGATATGTTTGAGCCGCATATCACTCTTGACCACCTGCACCGGATAAAACCTGCGGGCCTCATTATGGGCGGCGACCACGACGTGATACGGCAAAAACACCTGCGCCTTATTTATGACAATATCCCCAACGCCAACCTTTGGATAGTACCTAACACCGGCCACGGTGTTTTATTTGAACACAAATACAAATTTATGTGGGGCTTGAACAAATTCTTCTCCGGCGATTTCGAGAATAGGAAGGTGTGGTAA
- a CDS encoding GMC family oxidoreductase, translated as MSDIQIKKSPEVYDAVIVGSGAGGGMAGYVLAHAGLKVLMLEAGAYFDPAKDSQQLKFSYESLRRGAGSTRPFGDFDAAFGGWELDGEPYTTKDGTEFDWFRSRMLGGRTNHWGRISLRMGPDDFKSHHIDGLTDDWPITYDDIKPFYDKVDRLIGIYGTAEGLPNEPDGIYLPPPKPRLHELFIKQGATKAGVTVIPGRGSVLTEALPNNKDRGQCFNCGQCGRSCKIYGDFSASSCLVIPALKTGNLKVITDAMVREVLTGPDGSATGVSYVNKNDLQEYQVRAKTVILGASAGETARLLLNSKSKTHPNGVANSTGIVGKYIHDSTGASMGGFLPKLMDRKRYNEDGVGSVHIYSPWWLDNKKLNFPRGYHIEYGGGMHMPSYGFADAIHALNGLVPKPDGTAGEAGGFGASLKNDYRRFYGTRVGMAGRGTAIARETNYCEIDPAVVDKYGIPVLRFHYKWSDAEIQQAKHMQDTFEEIMHGMGAVLTSPKQGADTNYGLEAPGRIIHEVGTVRMGDDPKKSALNKYCQAHDCKNLFVVDAAPFVQQGDKNATWTILALSMRTSEYILSQKQKLNIV; from the coding sequence ATGAGTGACATCCAGATAAAAAAATCGCCCGAAGTGTATGATGCCGTAATAGTGGGATCGGGCGCCGGTGGCGGTATGGCGGGTTATGTACTTGCACACGCGGGCCTTAAGGTGCTGATGCTCGAAGCCGGTGCATACTTCGATCCTGCTAAAGATTCACAGCAACTGAAGTTTTCTTACGAATCACTGCGCCGCGGCGCAGGCAGCACGCGCCCTTTTGGTGATTTTGACGCCGCCTTTGGCGGATGGGAGTTAGACGGAGAGCCTTATACCACCAAAGATGGCACCGAGTTCGACTGGTTCCGCTCGCGCATGCTGGGTGGCCGTACAAACCATTGGGGGCGTATTTCGCTTCGTATGGGGCCGGACGATTTTAAAAGCCATCATATAGACGGGCTAACAGATGACTGGCCTATCACTTACGACGATATAAAACCTTTTTATGATAAGGTTGACCGTCTGATAGGCATTTATGGTACTGCCGAAGGTTTGCCCAACGAGCCGGATGGTATTTACCTGCCCCCGCCTAAACCGCGTTTGCACGAACTGTTTATTAAACAAGGTGCAACTAAAGCGGGTGTTACTGTTATCCCGGGCAGGGGCTCTGTGTTGACAGAAGCTTTACCAAATAACAAAGACCGCGGCCAGTGTTTTAATTGCGGGCAGTGCGGCCGCAGCTGTAAAATTTACGGCGATTTTTCTGCTTCATCTTGCCTTGTGATTCCGGCACTTAAGACCGGGAACTTAAAAGTGATAACAGATGCGATGGTGCGCGAAGTGTTAACCGGGCCGGATGGATCGGCTACAGGTGTATCTTATGTAAACAAAAACGACCTGCAGGAATATCAGGTACGTGCTAAGACCGTTATCCTTGGCGCCAGCGCGGGCGAAACTGCCAGGTTGCTGCTCAATTCAAAATCAAAAACACACCCCAATGGTGTGGCCAACAGCACAGGTATAGTAGGTAAATACATTCATGATTCTACGGGTGCCTCCATGGGTGGCTTTTTGCCAAAGCTGATGGACCGCAAACGCTACAATGAAGACGGTGTAGGCAGCGTGCATATTTACTCGCCGTGGTGGCTGGATAATAAGAAACTAAACTTCCCGCGTGGATACCACATAGAGTATGGCGGCGGCATGCACATGCCAAGCTATGGTTTCGCCGATGCCATTCATGCGTTGAACGGCTTGGTGCCTAAACCTGATGGCACCGCCGGCGAAGCGGGCGGATTTGGCGCTTCATTAAAGAACGATTACCGCCGTTTTTATGGCACACGTGTAGGTATGGCCGGCCGTGGCACCGCTATTGCCCGCGAGACCAATTACTGTGAAATAGACCCAGCCGTTGTAGATAAATATGGTATTCCGGTTTTGCGCTTCCATTACAAATGGAGCGATGCCGAGATACAACAAGCCAAACACATGCAGGACACCTTTGAAGAGATTATGCATGGTATGGGCGCAGTGCTCACTTCGCCCAAACAGGGCGCGGACACCAATTACGGGCTCGAGGCTCCGGGCCGCATTATCCACGAAGTAGGTACAGTGCGCATGGGCGACGACCCGAAGAAATCTGCACTAAACAAATATTGCCAGGCGCACGATTGTAAAAATCTTTTCGTGGTTGATGCTGCGCCATTTGTTCAGCAGGGCGATAAAAACGCCACATGGACCATATTAGCGCTATCTATGCGCACCAGCGAATACATATTAAGTCAGAAACAAAAATTAAACATTGTATGA
- a CDS encoding beta-1,6-N-acetylglucosaminyltransferase produces MRLAHLILAHNNPQQLHRLVSRLVCADTDVFIHLDKKADTSVFADINKLPGVQFIAGRVDAGWGNFSIMQATLNGLQEILGMGNTYSHINLLSGADYPLKDPETIKQFLFANADKTFIRYKHIYNDWPETRSRFDLYSFGDYKFPLRFRLQKLVSRILGNRKLPRGLEPYGFSQWFTMTPEAAQYSLDYLRNNKALRRFFRMTWGVDELVFQTILLNSPLKEKIVNDHLRFLKFPSRAFSPDVLTIADKDLMVNSGKFYARKFDPAVDSEILDYLDSLIKV; encoded by the coding sequence ATGCGGTTAGCCCACCTCATATTAGCACATAACAATCCGCAGCAGTTGCACAGACTGGTAAGCAGGTTGGTTTGTGCCGATACTGATGTTTTTATCCACTTGGATAAAAAGGCTGATACATCAGTATTCGCGGATATAAACAAATTGCCAGGGGTGCAATTCATTGCAGGGCGGGTTGATGCGGGTTGGGGTAATTTCAGTATAATGCAGGCAACGCTCAACGGCCTGCAAGAAATTTTAGGTATGGGCAACACCTACAGTCACATTAACTTGTTGAGTGGCGCGGACTATCCGCTTAAAGATCCGGAGACGATAAAGCAATTTCTGTTCGCTAACGCGGATAAGACCTTTATTCGCTATAAACATATCTATAACGATTGGCCGGAGACCCGTTCACGGTTTGATCTGTATAGCTTTGGCGATTATAAGTTCCCCTTAAGGTTCAGGTTGCAGAAACTTGTGTCGCGCATTTTAGGAAACCGCAAACTGCCCCGCGGCCTGGAGCCTTATGGTTTTTCTCAATGGTTTACCATGACCCCCGAAGCCGCGCAATATTCTTTGGATTATCTAAGAAATAATAAAGCGCTCCGCCGTTTCTTCCGCATGACGTGGGGTGTTGACGAACTGGTATTCCAAACCATACTGCTTAATTCGCCGCTAAAAGAAAAAATTGTAAATGACCATTTGCGCTTTTTAAAATTCCCGAGCCGGGCATTCAGTCCGGATGTATTGACCATTGCTGATAAAGATCTGATGGTAAACTCGGGCAAGTTTTACGCCCGCAAATTTGACCCTGCTGTAGATTCGGAAATTCTTGATTATCTTGATAGCCTGATTAAGGTGTAA